One Oryza glaberrima chromosome 10, OglaRS2, whole genome shotgun sequence DNA segment encodes these proteins:
- the LOC127786171 gene encoding probable glutathione S-transferase GSTU6, translated as MAGSGDELMLLGKWPSPFVTRVELALGLKGLSYEYVKQDLVNKSELLLASNPVHKKIPVLIHNGKPVCESSIIVQYIDEAFPDAGAGAALLPADPYERAVARFWVAYVDDKFVPAWVATFRGKTEEEKAEGMKQLLAAVETLEGALKDCSKGKPFFGGDTVGIVDVALGGLISWVKATEVLAGSKIFDEEKAPLLAAWAQRFGELDVAEKVLPDVDGVVEFAKMRLAEAAAAAAAASKS; from the exons ATGGCCGGATCAGGAGACGAGCTGATGCTGCTCGGCAAATGGCCAAGCCCATTCGTCACCAGGGTTGAGCTCGCGCTCGGCCTCAAGGGCCTCAGCTACGAGTACGTCAAGCAGGACCTCGTCAACAAGAGCgagctcctcctcgcctccaacCCGGTGCACAAGAAGATCCCCGTGCTCATCCACAACGGCAAGCCGGTCTGCGAGTCGTCGATCATCGTGCAGTACATCGACGAGGCCTtccccgacgccggcgccggtgccgcccTGCTCCCCGCCGACCCCTACGAGCGCGCCGTCGCTCGCTTCTGGGTCGCCTACGTCGACGACAAG TTCGTTCCGGCATGGGTGGCGACGTTCAGAGgcaagacggaggaggagaaggcggagggGATGAAGCAACTGCTCGCGGCGGTGGAGACGCTGGAGGGAGCCCTGAAGGATTGCTCCAAGGGGAAGCCCTTCTTCGGCGGCGACACAGTCGGGATCGTGGACGTCGCGCTTGGTGGCCTCATCTCGTGGGTGAAAGCGACCGAGGTGCTCGCTGGCTCCAAGATCTTCGACGAGGAGAAGGCCCCTCTTTTGGCCGCGTGGGCGCAGCGCTtcggcgagctcgacgtcgCCGAGAAGGTGTTGCCGGATGTCGACGGGGTGGTCGAGTTCGCTAAGATGAGGCTGGCAGAGGCAGCtgcggctgccgcggcggctTCAAAAAGCTAA